Proteins from a genomic interval of Lactococcus protaetiae:
- a CDS encoding SPJ_0845 family protein — protein MGLTFRKRDDFDKMMDDLGVSTVDLVIDENKTTSSTDKKDDPFAKFLKPKSDEGEKEKNELKS, from the coding sequence ATGGGACTTACTTTCAGAAAACGTGACGATTTTGACAAAATGATGGATGATTTGGGTGTTTCAACAGTAGATTTAGTTATTGATGAAAATAAAACGACTTCTTCTACTGACAAAAAAGACGACCCATTTGCGAAATTTTTAAAGCCAAAATCGGATGAGGGTGAAAAAGAAAAAAACGAATTGAAAAGTTAA
- a CDS encoding DUF4044 domain-containing protein: MAYKKPEKSTFQKVTMVVVIIMVVLTVFSVLATMLSAL, encoded by the coding sequence ATGGCATATAAAAAACCAGAAAAAAGCACATTTCAAAAAGTTACTATGGTCGTTGTAATCATTATGGTCGTTTTGACTGTCTTTAGTGTACTTGCTACAATGCTTTCAGCACTATAA